CAACGCCCATACAGCAAACGGAATTTGCAGGTTTTTGTGACAGCAAAGCCTATTGGCTGGATGATTATGCTTTATTTATGGCGCTCAAAGATGCCCATGACGAGACAAGCTGGCATACTTGGAAGCCAGAATTTGCCAAGCGAGAACCGGAGGCATTGGAACGGATACGGCGGGAACTGACTGCGGAAATTTTCTTTCACAAATTTACTCAATATGAATTTTTCCGCCAGTGGTCGCAGCTCAAAACCTATGCCAACATGAGCGGTATTCAAATTGTCGGCGATATCCCCATCTACGTAGCTCACGATAGCGCCGACGTGTGGTCTCATCCCGACATCTTTTGCCTGGATGAACAGACGGGAGAAGCGGCGCTGATGGCGGGAGTTCCACCAGATTACTTCAGCGAAACTGGTCAATTGTGGGGCAACCCTATTTACAACTGGGAGGAATTGAAAAAACAAGACTTTAAGTGGTGGATAGGACGTTTTGAGGCGATGCTGGATTATGTAGACGTGATCCGCGTTGACCACTTCCGAGGGTTTGAAGCTTACTGGGCTGTGAAAAGAGGGCAAGAAACAGCCATTCATGGAGAGTGGATTAAAGCCCCTGGGGAAGAGTTGTTTGAGGTTATTAAACAGCAATTGGGCAAGCTACCTGTTATGGCGGAGGATTTGGGAGTCATTACGCCAGAGGTAGAAGCACTGCGAGATAAATATGAATTTCCTGGGATGAAAATTTTGCAGTTTGCCTTTAGTGCTGACGCTGGTAATCCGTTTTTACCCTTCAACTACTCGCGAAATTGTATTGTCTACACCGGTACTCACGACAACGACACAACGATTAGCTGGTTCAATCAAACGACGCAGGAGGAAAAGCAATACTTGTTGCATTATTTGGGTTGTCACAGTCCTGAAGGCATCCACTGGGATTTTATTCGACTGGCTATGACTTCTGTGGCAAATCAAGCAATTCTCCCATTGCAGGATGTTTTGGGCTTGGGAGGTGAGGCGCGGATGAATTTCCCAAGCATTGCTGAAGGTAATTGGGAGTGGCGCTACCAGGCGGATGCTTTGACTAAGGAATTAAGCGATCGCCTCCAAACTCTCACTAGATTATCTGGACGTGCGCCCCAGTCGAAATGAGGTGGAGGAGTGGGGGAGTGGAGGAGTGGAGGAGTGGGGGAGTAAGAATTACTTCTTTCCTCCCCTCCCTGTTACCTCCCCTCCTCTTGTTAAAACCTAGTATTGGCTGCGATCGTCATTTCTTTAACTTTCCCAGGTTCTCCTAGTTGTTGGGCTTGTTGCTTGTTGACGCTCACCATCACGCCACCAGCATTACCAGCTTTGACAGTCAGTTGCTCGCTCGCCATCCAAGTACGTTGGGTTCCCTGTGGGAGTTCACCCTCGTACTGGATTTTGCCATCGGCTACCACTCGAATCCAAGACTTTTCTTTCAAGGTCACACCAATTTGCACCTGCTGAATTTCGTTGATGCTGTTGGGTGATTTGCTGAAAACTTGGAATTGCGCCTTTTGACTTTGGATGAGTTGTGGTTGTGCAGCGCTCTGTGTTTCTATTTTCTGGTTGTTTTGTCTACGGCTTGCTTGTAGAGTCGCTGCGTTGAGTAACCCAGATAAGCCACTGACAGAGCAGAAAATCAAAAATATGTACAGCACGTAAAGATGAACGGGGCGTAATTGACCCATCACTGTCATTTTCCAGCCAGGCTTGAGGCTCACCCGGTTCGTACCAATGGGAAAGGTGCTAGAAAATTCTGCCCCATTCACCCCCAATGCATCAGCAAATTGCCGTATTAAACCTTGAGTGTAAACTGGCTCTGGCAGTTCGGCTAAATTAGCTTCTTCTATCGCCTGCAATAGTCGTCGGGGAATTCGGGTTAACACGACCATTTCCTCTAGGGACAGACCCCGTTCTAAGCGTATCGTCCAAAGTTGAGCACCCATATCGGCTAGAATTTGGGCTCTTTGTTGCTCTATTGAAGGTATTGACTCTGTTTTGTCTTTCCTTCTTCGCCAGTTCATGTTATGTTACACTCCTTAACCCAACTGAATCATTAATAGGAATTCCGAAGTTTTGAGCGACGGCGGAAGTCGCTCAAACTTCTGTGTGCTGAATTGCTTTTTTTAAAAAGCGAATTTCAAACTCTTCTAGGTGACGATACTCACCCTCAGCTAAATAGCCTTTTCCAGGTGTTTGTAGTTGAATCGAACCTATAGCAGTGCGATGCAGTTCGATAACCGGATATCCCAATTGTTGCGCGACACGGCGAATTTGACGGTTTCTTCCCTCCTTCAAAAGAATTTCTAAACAGCTTGAATAGGCAAACTTTTCTATAACTCGCACTTGTGCTGGTCGTGTTTTTCTCCCCTCCAATACCACACCCTGACGCCACATCTGTAGCACTTCTTGTGGAGGATGTCCTTTGACTAAAACACGATACGTTTTAGGAATATTGTGACTGGGATGGGTTAGCCCAAATGTTAGGTTTCCATCGTTTGTAAGTATTAAAGCTCCTGTAGAGTCTACATCCAAGCGACCAACTGGGTGAATTCCTTGAGCGGAACTTATTTGTTTAGGTAGTAAGTCTAAGACAGTAGGTCTTCCTTGCGGGTCTTCGCAAGTGGTCACTACTCCAGCGGGTTTGTGCAGTAACAGGTACATTAATGCTGGTCGTTGCACGGCAGACATGGGCTTTCCATCGACCGTGATAGTATCTCTTTGGGGATCAGCTTTTTGACCCAACTGTGCCAATTCGCCATTGATCCGCACGCGTGAGGCTTTGATCATTTCTTCGGCTTCACGACGTGATGCAATACCCCATTGAGAAAGAATTTTTTGTAACCGCGCCTCCATGTGGAATTACTTATACTCTATCTGAAAGTTAATAAATAAATTAATATATTTGCATTTTGTCGTTAGTCGCCATAGATGTTACAGTAAAAACCTGTTAAAATGCCTGGCGCTTGTTAATTGGATACTCATAAGTAGAACGGTTAGTAGATGCAAGAGTTTAATTTACACTCGAAAAAATCCAACAAGATACGCATTGTTACAAACGTGCTGACAACAGCACTCAAGCTGTGGTTAAAAACGCAGGTGAGTCAAGTCTCCCAGCTTGAAGTCCAGATCAAAGCAAGCGATCGCCAAATTCTCTCTGGTTGCATCCCGAGTGTATCTGTTTTTGCCTCTCATGCGGTTTATCAGGGTCTCCATCTTACACAGATTCAACTAGTCGCAGAAAATATTCGTATCAACATTGGCTCAGTACTCAAGGGACAGCCACTGCAACTGTTAGAAATAGTACCAGTGGTTGGCGTGTTGATCCAGTCAGAAGATGATCTCAATGCCTCCCTTTCATCTGCCTTATTACCGACTGCTTTAAATGAGGTTCTGTTTAAACTTTTACCAGAACACTGCCCAAAATCCAAGTCAATAAATTGGCAAAAAATTAACCTTGACAGTAGCAAAGCAATACTATCGGCTACCTTGGTAGACGATAGCGAACCCACTCACCTAGACATCAGTATGATCCCCGAGTTAGTCAGCGGTCATGAGTTGCAACTCACATCGATCCAAGCCAAAAGCAACACGCGAGCGCTGCTTGAGGGTGGTAAGAATGAACTTTATTTCAATCTGGGATCGGATGTCGATATCCAAGAGTTAACTCTTGTCCCAGGGAAGTTAGTGTGTCGTGGACGGATTAACGTCAACCCTTAATAATTAAAAGTAAAGAACTAACTGAGTTAATTTTTTATTTTTAATTATATCTCTAGCCACAAAATGTGATGGCTTACCTGAGTACAGTCTTTCCTAATTTCGTAATACTAAGGCTGGTAGTTGCGATTGCCCGCACCTTTGCCAAGAATTGTTACGAATTTATGCAATCCTGTACTCAGTGGCACAGAGAAAATTTTCCAGTTGTTTCTTAGTTATGAGAAGCTACCGGATAATTCTCATCAAAGCAAGAGGTCATCAGCTGTTCGTCTAAGAACCATAGACGCTTGTCGATTACCATAGAGATTTCTGCGTACAAGTACGCGGTATCTGCATCCCCCAGAATGGCAGTACGGTCAATATTCTCCCACAGCAAAGAGCCATAGATGGCTAGACGCTCTGCGAGGGATGCTATGTGTTCTTGACCTTCTGTAATATGAAAGGGGTATTCAGGTAATACTGATTGTTTCACAGCAGCCCGAGCGGTTCCTCTAGCCAAACCACCAAGGGTTGTAACTCTCTGGGCAAGCAAATCAATGTACATCTCTAGTTCCATTGCAATTTCATGAAACAGTTCGTACAAGTGACGAAAGTTCATGCTTTTAACATTCCAATGCGCTTGCTTGACCTGAGTCTTCAGATCAACGGTAGTTGCAAGTGTTTGGTTGAGAATGTCAATGACTTGCGATTGAACTTCCAAAGATGTACTATTGCGAGTGGCATCCAAGCGAGTACAACGAGGCTTGCGACTATCGTTCATACGTTCTCCTCAATTAAGAGATAGGAAAAGGACGTAGTGGTAGAACGCCCAACAAGCACTTTTTTGCAAACGTCTCTTGGGAGATGCACCGCAGTACTCATCACTTTGTTTCGATTTCTCCTAACACCTCTGAATTTGGCAGGGCTATTTCTTTCTTGGCGCCACATCAAGAAATGCGGGGGATAAGGGAGGAGTTATCCCCAGCCTCCTTTGCTGCTGCAAAAGTTGTTGGGTAAACAACCTTGCTCAATTTGAGGAGCAAGAATTTAGCCTTGTGTCTCCACAAGCTATAGGAGAATCTACTGGATCGAACACCACTAGCCGAGACTAATAGGGATTTGATTTTTATCTAAGGTATATAAAACGCTGATCCTGCTGTCTAGATGATTCTTGCTGTTTTAGAACATTCTTGCTACTTCTTAGAGCGAATTTCTTTGGGCGTCACTCCCAACAGGCGCTTAAAGTGACGTGTGAATTGGCTTTGGTCAGCAAAACCCACCTGCGAAGCAACTTCAGAAATTTTTAGTTGGCTCTGTAGGAGTAATATTTTCGCACGCTCAATCCGGCAGTGAATCACATACTGGTAGGGAGAAAGCCCTGTAGACTGCTTGAACAAGCGGGCGAAGTGGTACTGACTCATGCCTACTTCCTGTGCCATAGTCCCAAGCAGTAAATTCTCAGATAAATTGTCGATAATAAACTCAATGACTCGTTGTAACTTATACTTCGGTAATCCTCCTTGATATTCTTGAAGCGTGTGCTTTGGTGCCGAGTAATGCTGCAACAGGTGCGCTGACAGTGCAGTTGCCATTGATTCAGCGTAAAGGCGACTAGCCAACATATCTGATTGCAGCGCTGTCTTCAGGGCAAGCCCAATTTGATAAATGAGCGGATCGGGTTTGGAAAAGTGTGGTATAATTTCCAAAACATCAGGATCAACTGACTCACCAGCAATATTTAAGACAAACTGAGAGTCCAAGCACAAAGCGATAAATTCCGATTCTTGAGGAGAAGATATCTTGTGAATCACTTGAGGAGGAATTACCGCTACGTCGCCTGGGATGCAGTTCTCGCTCTTGTGGCAATCGCCTAGCCACCGTTCCAGCCCTGACTGACTTTTAAGACGAATCACAAGTGTGTAATGTGATGCGTAATGTTCAGGGCTTTCGTACTCTGGTTGAAGGTGGTACTCCAGAGACAGGTTCTCCCATCCAGCTTGGTAACTAGATAGCAGAGATGGTCTGGGGAGTACACCTTGGCGAGCTTCTACTCCAGTCACATCAATGGCTAAAGCTTTCTCTTGTGGCATTGATTTCACCTCATCTGCTAGGCTTTTGCCGTTAATTCGGCCTAAAACATATTTGGCTAGGGCTGGTAGTGGGTGGTGTCGGTGCTAACTTCTTGGGCGACTATTTGAGGACGTTACTTTTGGAAGTAACACTTGTACACGCAGACAATTTCTTGGCTGATGACAACATACAGCGGTTTTCTGTAAGGTGGGCAATGCCCACCCAAAGATTTGTGGTCTAATCATTTGAAAACCGCTGTATGTTAAGTATCTAGTTGAATTGCCACGCGGCGCGTGAAATTCAGCCTTTGAAATTGACAAACCTTTTGAGTGTTACTCTTTGATAGAAACAGGCGTTGCAACCATTTTTTCCTTTGAAGGCAAGACAACGGAAATTGTCTCCGTTGCTAAGGAATATAGCCCAAGGTTAGATACCGAAACATCTTGTTGTTTTTAGTAATAGTTATCATTACTATTAGCACAAAATATTAAAAGTAAATTAAAGTCATCTTTATAAAAGCCAATAGAATTATAAAGAGGTTCACAATAAGAAGAAATATGAAAAATGATGAATGAGCGCAGAATTTCTGCTTCAGAATTCATCATTTGTATTTAATATTTGTTACTCATACCGTTTCTTTATGAAGATGTGCCTAATTAGCCTGCGGAGGCACAGAGAAGTCCTGCAGTGAGGCAGCGCAGCGCTCTTGGGAGGGTTTCCAACGCCAGCCTCCTGCGACGGGAAACGCGTCTTTTGCGTACTGGCTCCTCCGCAGGCGACTGCCGTGCATGGTTTCCTGCGCCCTCTTAACTGAGCGCAAAGCGCACGTACTCGCGTTGGCGGAGCCTGTCTGCAGGACTTACGGAGCTTTGTTTGTGTAGCCCTAGGCTAAGGGTTGTGAGTGAATAAAGCGCAACCTCATCTAGAATTGGGATCAGCCGAATGCATCACTAATTTGCCAGCAACGGCAACAGAAGCGTGACAAAATAGTAAACTAAAGGAGCCGTAAAAATATAGCTATCCGTACGATCCAAGATCCCTCCATGACCGGGGATTAACTGCCCTGAATCCTTTACCCCAGCATCGCGCTTAAGCATAGATTCGGTCAGGTCGCCTAAAAGACCCGCAATGCCAATGAGCAAACCTAGTGCTACACCAGTAAAGGCGAATCTAGGCCAATTGAGGGAAGAGGCTGCAACTACAGCTACGAAAACGCTAGCGCAAACCCCAAAAGCAGCTCCTTCGACTGTTTTTTTAGGACTAATCTCCGACAGAGGGGTTTTACCAAAGAATTTACCAATAATGTAAGCACCAATGTCCGCTGCCCAAATACAAAGGAAGGTGAGTACTGTTGCTGTCAGACCTTGAGGTAAAGAGCCAAAGTTTCTTTCCACAACATTTGTCCAAATTGTGGACAGGTAATCAGTTGTGGGGAGATTGCTGATAGCAATACCATCGAGCGATCGCAACCGCACCCAGTAACTTGGCAGATACCCAGTGTAGAATAGCCCCAAAATGGAAGCGGCAATATCCGCGATTGTTGCCATTTTGGGCTGAAACAGCAGGTAAAAGCAAATAAAAGTGCCAGCCACTGGCATCACAGCATCGGCTAAACTCCCATCCAAAGTGCAAATGATCAGCAAGACTTGGCTCACGAATATGGTGGTTTTAGCAGCAGGAGCCATGCCTTTTGCTCGCACCAAATCAAAATATTCTAGCTGCCCTAAAAAGATGAGAACTGCAAATAAAATAGTAAAGTACCACCCACCCGAAAGGGTCGCAGTCAAAGCAAGAGCTATTGCAACAATTCCACTAACAATCCGAGACCAAGGCATGGGCAAAAGAAGGAAGAGTGAAGAGTGAAGAATGAAGAATGAAAAAATTTTTGCATCTTCTTTCTTCGTACTTTGTTTTCTAGTCTAGTTTCTCACCACTGAGAATAAAAATAGGGTTGACGGCAGTAAAGCTCTGAGAAGAACCTCGCGTCTCCAAGCGGTTCACAGCCGACTGGATGACTTCTATATTTCT
The sequence above is a segment of the Mastigocladopsis repens PCC 10914 genome. Coding sequences within it:
- the malQ gene encoding 4-alpha-glucanotransferase, which encodes MPFPRSSGILLHPTSFPGRFGMGDLGLEAYRFIDFLRESSQQFWQVLPLGPTGYGNSPYASYSALAGNPLLISPEKLVEQGLLAHEDFANLPTFEAFKVDYDQVKPIKIELLKKACENFKNKATPIQQTEFAGFCDSKAYWLDDYALFMALKDAHDETSWHTWKPEFAKREPEALERIRRELTAEIFFHKFTQYEFFRQWSQLKTYANMSGIQIVGDIPIYVAHDSADVWSHPDIFCLDEQTGEAALMAGVPPDYFSETGQLWGNPIYNWEELKKQDFKWWIGRFEAMLDYVDVIRVDHFRGFEAYWAVKRGQETAIHGEWIKAPGEELFEVIKQQLGKLPVMAEDLGVITPEVEALRDKYEFPGMKILQFAFSADAGNPFLPFNYSRNCIVYTGTHDNDTTISWFNQTTQEEKQYLLHYLGCHSPEGIHWDFIRLAMTSVANQAILPLQDVLGLGGEARMNFPSIAEGNWEWRYQADALTKELSDRLQTLTRLSGRAPQSK
- a CDS encoding helix-turn-helix domain-containing protein; translation: MNWRRRKDKTESIPSIEQQRAQILADMGAQLWTIRLERGLSLEEMVVLTRIPRRLLQAIEEANLAELPEPVYTQGLIRQFADALGVNGAEFSSTFPIGTNRVSLKPGWKMTVMGQLRPVHLYVLYIFLIFCSVSGLSGLLNAATLQASRRQNNQKIETQSAAQPQLIQSQKAQFQVFSKSPNSINEIQQVQIGVTLKEKSWIRVVADGKIQYEGELPQGTQRTWMASEQLTVKAGNAGGVMVSVNKQQAQQLGEPGKVKEMTIAANTRF
- a CDS encoding pseudouridine synthase is translated as MEARLQKILSQWGIASRREAEEMIKASRVRINGELAQLGQKADPQRDTITVDGKPMSAVQRPALMYLLLHKPAGVVTTCEDPQGRPTVLDLLPKQISSAQGIHPVGRLDVDSTGALILTNDGNLTFGLTHPSHNIPKTYRVLVKGHPPQEVLQMWRQGVVLEGRKTRPAQVRVIEKFAYSSCLEILLKEGRNRQIRRVAQQLGYPVIELHRTAIGSIQLQTPGKGYLAEGEYRHLEEFEIRFLKKAIQHTEV
- a CDS encoding LmeA family phospholipid-binding protein, encoding MQEFNLHSKKSNKIRIVTNVLTTALKLWLKTQVSQVSQLEVQIKASDRQILSGCIPSVSVFASHAVYQGLHLTQIQLVAENIRINIGSVLKGQPLQLLEIVPVVGVLIQSEDDLNASLSSALLPTALNEVLFKLLPEHCPKSKSINWQKINLDSSKAILSATLVDDSEPTHLDISMIPELVSGHELQLTSIQAKSNTRALLEGGKNELYFNLGSDVDIQELTLVPGKLVCRGRINVNP
- the dps gene encoding DNA starvation/stationary phase protection protein Dps; this encodes MNDSRKPRCTRLDATRNSTSLEVQSQVIDILNQTLATTVDLKTQVKQAHWNVKSMNFRHLYELFHEIAMELEMYIDLLAQRVTTLGGLARGTARAAVKQSVLPEYPFHITEGQEHIASLAERLAIYGSLLWENIDRTAILGDADTAYLYAEISMVIDKRLWFLDEQLMTSCFDENYPVASHN
- a CDS encoding AraC family transcriptional regulator: MPQEKALAIDVTGVEARQGVLPRPSLLSSYQAGWENLSLEYHLQPEYESPEHYASHYTLVIRLKSQSGLERWLGDCHKSENCIPGDVAVIPPQVIHKISSPQESEFIALCLDSQFVLNIAGESVDPDVLEIIPHFSKPDPLIYQIGLALKTALQSDMLASRLYAESMATALSAHLLQHYSAPKHTLQEYQGGLPKYKLQRVIEFIIDNLSENLLLGTMAQEVGMSQYHFARLFKQSTGLSPYQYVIHCRIERAKILLLQSQLKISEVASQVGFADQSQFTRHFKRLLGVTPKEIRSKK
- a CDS encoding phosphatidate cytidylyltransferase — translated: MPWSRIVSGIVAIALALTATLSGGWYFTILFAVLIFLGQLEYFDLVRAKGMAPAAKTTIFVSQVLLIICTLDGSLADAVMPVAGTFICFYLLFQPKMATIADIAASILGLFYTGYLPSYWVRLRSLDGIAISNLPTTDYLSTIWTNVVERNFGSLPQGLTATVLTFLCIWAADIGAYIIGKFFGKTPLSEISPKKTVEGAAFGVCASVFVAVVAASSLNWPRFAFTGVALGLLIGIAGLLGDLTESMLKRDAGVKDSGQLIPGHGGILDRTDSYIFTAPLVYYFVTLLLPLLAN